The following coding sequences lie in one Drosophila sulfurigaster albostrigata strain 15112-1811.04 chromosome 2R, ASM2355843v2, whole genome shotgun sequence genomic window:
- the LOC133838391 gene encoding LOW QUALITY PROTEIN: glycine receptor subunit alpha-4 (The sequence of the model RefSeq protein was modified relative to this genomic sequence to represent the inferred CDS: deleted 1 base in 1 codon) → MVAQIILLVICCICLKHYAKGEFQQSLAITDILPEDIKRYDKMRPPKKEGQPTIVYFHVTVMGLDSIDENSMTYVADVFFAQTWKDHRLRLPENMTQEYRLLEVDWLKNMWRPDSFFKNAKSVTFQTMTIPNHYMWLYKDKTILYMVKLTLKLSCIMNFAIYPHDTQECKLQMESLSHTTDDLIFQWDPTTPLVVDENIELPQVALIRNETADCTQVYSTGNFTCLEVVFTLKRRLVYYVFNTYIPTCMIVIMSWVSFWIKPEAAPARVTLGVTSLLTLSTQHAKSQSSLPPVSYLKAVDAFMSVCTVFVFMALMEYCLINIVLSDTPIPKPIAYPPKPVAGEAGKKEAEAGSTQPPGGSNAANNKQPTMLPLPEEKMEKIEKIFDEMTKNKRIVTTTRRVVRPPLDADGPWIPRQESRIILTPTIAPPPPPPAPEPEMPKPKLTPAQERLKRAIYIDRSSRVLFPALFASLNCIYWIVFYEYL, encoded by the exons ATGGTCGCACAAATAATCCTGCTCGTCATCTGCTGCATTTGCCTGAAACATTATGCCAAGGGGGAATTTCA ACAAAGTCTGGCCATCACCGATATTCTGCCAGAGGATATAAAGCGTTATGATAAAATGCGACCA CCAAAAAAGGAAGGTCAACCCACAATTGTCTACTTCCATGTAACCGTGATGGGCTTGGACTCCATCGATGAGAACTCGATGACCTATGTGGCCGATGTGTTCTTTGCCCAAACCTGGAAGGATCATCGTCTTCGTCTGCCCGAGAACATGACTCAGGAGTATCGCCTGCTGGAAGTTGACTGGCTGAAGAACATGTGGCGACCCGATTCCTTTTTCAAGAATGCCAAGTCAGTGACATTCCAAACGATGACCATACCCAATCATTATATGTGGCTTTACAAGGACAAAACCATACTCTATATGGTCAAGTTGACTCTAAAGTTATCCTGCATCATGAACTTTGCCATCTATCCACATGATACGCAGGAATGCAAGCTGCAAATGGAGAGCT TGTCTCACACCACAGATGATTTGATCTTTCAATGGGATCCCACCACGCCTCTGGTGGTGGACGAGAACATTGAGCTGCCCCAAGTGGCGCTGATACGCAACGAGACAGCGGATTGCACACAGGTCTATTCCACGGGCAATTTCACCTGCCTCGAAGTGGTTTTTACGCTGAAACGTCGCCTGGTTTATTATGTATTCAACACCTACATTCCGACCTGCATGATAGTAATCATGTCCTGGGTGTCCTTTTGGATCAAGCCGGAGGCGGCGCCTGCTCGAGTCACACTGGGCGTGACTTCGCTGCTAACGCTTTCGACGCAACATGCGAAGTCGCAATCTTCGTTGCCGCCTGTCTCCTATTTAAAGGCCGTGGATGCCTTCATGTCTGTCTGCACGGTGTTTGTGTTCATGGCCTTGATGGAGTATTGCCTGATCAATATTGTGCTGAGCGATACACCAATACCCAAACCCATTGCGTATCCGCCCAAACCAGTGGCCGGGGAGGCGGGCAAGAAGGAGGCAGAGGCCGGATCGACACAGCCGCCGGGGGGCAGCAATGCGGCAAACAATAAGCAGCCAACGATGTTGCCGCTGCCCGAGGAGAAGATGGAGAAAATCGAAAAGATTTTCGATGAGATGACCAAAAATAAGCGA ATTGTGACTACTACAAGAAGGGTTGTGCGTCCGCCGCTGGATGCCGATGGTCCCTGGATACCGCGTCAGGAGTCGCGCATCATCTTGACCCCGACCATTGCGCCACCGCCGCCCCCGCCTGCACCGGAACCGGAgatgccaaagccaaagctaacgCCCGCTCAGGAGCGTTTAAAGCGTGCCATTTACATCGATCGTTCATCGCGTGTGCTCTTTCCCGCACTCTTTGCCAGTCTCAATTGCATCTATTGGATTGTGTTCTACGAGTATCTGTAA
- the LOC133836955 gene encoding uncharacterized protein LOC133836955 isoform X1 has protein sequence MIKLRPYVPSKRIAIRDSSIDEDISDDVDDEVFIKDARSAKRSEEQGLKRPLMAPRRKHSSGSGSSSTPIMKQHKRRRCCRCWESFCYVLAALTVLCALLSLAALMLTLFPSPIQNIHHWWNRGEHLGALATAQISYGSSMGSEFVPCTQIRVQKLWTRSMPRMNSESPLRAADLNGDGIKDVIFGYGVDDNIHYEGIPLPRCKSAQQGDDVPCEGGVVALNGRDGSILWQSWSVANVFSLHCNADIDRDGGMDCLAAGRLGMIYAINGRTGQVIWTFHELEVETNSPIVMDLYTINVLRDLDGDEVPEIIAAHLEEREESKAGHIKLISGKTGKVIRSIPTPHREEMFVPIQLLTKSDGTELLLMITGGQNTPGGIYSLRLLSLMAHTSEKHFTPLHQQQRSGLMVPAVLTDINGDGVTDVVVAAFNSSVYAYDGRNYSMMWNYTFPASECVSAIVPGHFNHDNVTDFMVKYNTGPGFPVYYYSQTTILDGNTGQPLLNAMMTDAGGASSLLGGVSISQSFGGDFFLHWQLQCRNKPNARDAYEFVPDSDIILQARADTCRLRYNESTVLKLYAIARHIEPPGAVLFSTDDLEVQLNRTQRPAATGKQSPLKHPKLLKKLLANREQLLRQVVGANDAVEQQQQQLQQQQQLPVKHVKHHKHTLPEMLPEADADNELPAFAGGYIKEPYKEFKDYDPLQLPAENPNPMRLPEEYELVYNDELPQVSEQNDRPIHLRSKYPSGNNRDVRSDTLDSTTTTSSTSTTSQPLSAQSPLSLWDLELDNEAQERAAEAAAAVTSSSRRRRKRQRRNEPATSSSSSASTLDNNAGEDVTATPEVPSPADWYLASISSTGVLLKALSNVTSTLDFVFVLNIRESEAYPPLFSPQDLSCVEEKISAYKSYTADNLRVLRKQFLKQCLSERLVDADPALPKYESQLIITRISITCSCRSLQPGEVCSELDHIDAQRWTEFMGNDGIGFYAN, from the exons ATGATCAAACTGCGACCATATGTGCCATCCAAGCGCATCGCCATACGGGACTCTTCGATTGATGAGGACATAAGCGATGATGTCGACGATGAGGTGTTCATTAAGGACGCCCGATCCGCCAAG CGCAGCGAGGAGCAGGGTCTGAAGCGTCCCTTGATGGCGCCACGTCGCAAGCACAGCTCCGGATCGGGCAGCAGCTCCACGCCCATTATGAAACAGCACAAACGTCGCCGCTGCTGCAGATGCTGGGAGTCCTTTTGCTACGTCCTCGCTGCATTGACTGTGCTCTGCGCGCTGCTCAGCTTGGCGGCCTTGATGTTGACACTGTTCCCATCTCCCATACAGAATATACATCATTGGTGGAATCGTGGCGAACATTTGGGCGCATTGGCCACCGCTCAGATCAGTTATGGCAGCTCCATGGGCAGTGAATTTGTGCCCTGCACGCAGATTCGAGTGCAGAAACTCTGGACACGCAGCATGCCCAGAATGAACAGCGAGAGTCCGTTGAGAGCGGCTGATCTGAACGGCGATGGCATCAAGGATGTCATCTTTGGCTATGGCGTCGATGATAACATACACTATGAGGGCATTCCACTGCCCCGTTGCAAGTCCGCGCAACAGGGCGACGATGTGCCCTGCGAGGGTGGCGTTGTGGCGCTCAATGGTCGCGATGGCAGCATTCTGTGGCAATCGTGGAGCGTGGCGAATGTGTTTTCGCTGCACTGCAATGCAGACATTGATCGCGATGGTGGCATGGACTGCTTGGCGGCCGGCAGACTGGGC ATGATCTATGCCATCAATGGACGCACTGGCCAGGTTATCTGGACTTTCCATGAGCTAGAGGTGGAAACAAATTCACCCATTGTTATGGATCTCTATACGATTAATGTGCTGCGTGACTTGGACGGCGATGAGGTGCCCGAGATTATAGCTGCCCATCTGGAGGAGCGTGAAGAGTCCAAAGCTGGCCACATCAAGCTCATCTCGGGCAAGACGGGCAAAGTGATTCGCAGTATACCGACGCCACATCGCGAAGAGATGTTTGTGCCCATCCAGCTTTTGACCAAGAGCGATGGCACtgagctgctgttgatgatcaCCGGTGGTCAGAATACACCGGGTGGCATCTACAGTCTGCGTCTGCTGTCGCTGATGGCGCACACCAGCGAGAAGCACTTTACGCCCttgcatcaacagcagcgtTCGGGTTTGATGGTGCCCGCAGTATTGACGGATATCAATGGAGATGGTGTCACGGATGTGGTTGTGGCTGCCTTCAATAGCAGCGTCTATGCCTATGATGGTCGCAACTACAGCATGATGTGGAACTATACATTCCCGGCGAGCGAATGCGTTAGCGCCATTGTGCCGGGGCATTTCAATCACGACAACGTTACAGATTTCATGGTCAAGTACAACACGGGGCCAGGCTTTCCCGTCTATTACTATTCGCAGACCACCATCCTCGATGGCAACACCGGGCAGCCGCTGCTCAATGCCATGATGACAGATGCAGGCGGTGCTAGCAGTCTGTTGGGTGGCGTCTCCATTTCCCAGAGCTTTGGCGGCGACTTCTTTTTGCACTGGCAGTTGCAGTGTCGCAACAAACCCAATGCACGCGATGCCTACGAGTTTGTGCCCGACAGTGACATTATTTTGCAGGCTCGAGCGGACACCTGTCGCCTGCGTTATAACGAATCCACGGTGCTCAAGCTCTATGCTATTGCCCGGCACATTGAGCCACCGGGTGCTGTGCTATTTAGCACCGATGACTTGGAGGTGCAGCTGAATCGCACACAAAGGCCCGCGGCAACGGGTAAACAGTCGCCACTGAAGCATCCCAAGTTGCTTAAGAAACTGCTGGCAAATCgggagcagctgctgcgtcAAGTTGTTGGTGCCAATGATGCAgtcgaacagcagcagcagcaattgcaacagcagcagcagttgccagTCAAGCATGTTAAGCATCACAAGCACACATTGCCAGAAATGTTGCCGGAAGCGGATGCGGACAATGAGTTGCCTGCTTTTGCAGGTGGCTACATCAAGGAGCCCTACAAGGAATTT AAGGACTATGACCCGCTGCAGCTGCCAGCTGAGAATCCAAATCCCATGCGCTTGCCCGAGGAGTACGAGCTGGTCTATAACGATGAGCTGCCACAGGTCTCCGAGCAAAACGATCGTCCGATTCACTTGCGCAGCAAATATCCCAGTGGCAACAATCGCGATGTGCGCAGCGATACGCTGGACTCGACTACGACCACGAGCAGCACAAGCACCACAAGTCAACCGCTGTCGGCTCAATCGCCACTTAGTTTGTGGGATCTGGAGCTAGACAATGAGGCACAAGAGCGTGCTGCAGAAGCAGCTGCCGCGGTCACCAGTTCCAGTCGCCGTCGTCGCAAGCGACAGCGTCGCAATGAGCCTGCCACCAGTAGCAGTAGCAGTGCTTCCACTTTAGATAACAATGCTGGAGAGGATGTGACTGCGACGCCAGAGGTTCCATCGCCTGCTGATTGGTATTTGGCATCCATTTCATCGACAGGTGTGCTGCTCAAGGCGCTTAGTAATGTCACTTCTACGCTGGACTTTGTCTTTGTGCTCAACATACGCGAATCTGAGGCGTATCCACCGTTATTCTCGCCGCAGGATCTAAGCTGCGTCGAGGAGAAAATAAGCGCCTACAAAA GCTATACCGCCGATAATTTGCGTGTGCTGCGCAAGCAATTTCTAAAGCAGTGCCTGAGTGAGCGTCTCGTGGACGCGGATCCCGCGTTGCCAAAATATGAATCCCAATTGATCATCACTAGGATTAGCATAACATGTAGCTGTCGCTCACTGCAACCGGGTGAGGTGTGTTCGGAGCTGGATCACATTGATGCACAACGTTGGACTGAGTTTATGGGCAACGATGGTATTGGCTTTTATGCcaattaa
- the LOC133836403 gene encoding developmentally-regulated GTP-binding protein 2 → MGILEKIAEIEREIARTQKNKATEYHLGLLKAKLAKYRSQLLEPSKKGEKGEGFDVLKSGDARVALIGFPSVGKSTMLSTLTKTESEAANYEFTTLTCIPGVIEYQGANIQLLDLPGIIEGAAQGKGRGRQVIAVARTADLVLMMLDATKPNVHRELLERELESVGIRLNKRKPNIYFKQKKGGGLSFNSTCALTRCSEKMVQMILHSFKIFNAEVLFREDCTEDEFIDVVTANRVYLPCLYVYNKIDQISIEEVDRLAKQPHSIVVSCNMKLNLDYMLEALWEALQLIRVYTKKPGAPPDFDDGLILRKGVSVEHVCHAIHRTLAAQFKYALVWGTSTKYSPQRVGIAHVMADEDVIQVVKK, encoded by the exons atGGGCATTCTAGAGAAGATTGCTGAGATCGAGCGTGAAATCGCACGCACGCAAAAGAACAAAG CCACTGAATATCATTTGGGTCTGCTGAAGGctaaattggcaaaatatcgCTCGCAGCTGTTGGAACCGTCAAAGAAAGGAGAAAAGGGCGAGGGCTTTGATGTGCTCAAGAGCGGAGATGCGCGAGTGGCGCTCATTGGATTCCCCAGTGTGGGCAAGTCCACAATGTTATCCACACTGACGAAAACGGAGTCGGAAGCAG CCAACTACGAGTTCACCACGCTCACCTGTATTCCCGGTGTCATCGAGTACCAAGGAGCCAACATACAGCTGCTCGATTTGCCGGGTATCATTGAAGGTGCCGCTCAGGGCAAGGGTCGTGGTCGTCAGGTTATCGCCGTGGCACGTACTGCGGATTTGGTACTGATGATGTTGGATGCCACGAAGCCGAATGTTCATCGGGAGTTACTCGAAAGGGAGTTGGAATCCGTTGGCATAAGGCTGAATAAACGGAAACCAAACATTTACTTCAAACAGAAAAAGGGCGGCGGCCTCAGCTTCAATTCGACCTGCGCCTTGACGCGCTGCAGCGAGAAAATGGTGCAAATGATTCTGCATTCATTTAAGATCTTCAATGCTGAGGTTTTGTTCCGAGAGGATTGCACAGAGGATGAGTTCATTGATGTAGTCACGGCCAATCGCGTCTATCTGCcttgtttgtatgtgtataatAAGATTGATCAGATCTCCATTGAGGAGGTGGATCGGCTGGCCAAACAGCCGCACTCCATTGTCGTCAGCTGTAACATGAAGTTGAACTTGGATTACATGCTGGAGGCACTCTGGGAGGCTTTACAACTGATTCGTGTGTACACTAAGAAGCCTGGTGCACCGCCAGACTTTGATGATGGTTTAATCTTGCGGAAG GGCGTCAGCGTGGAGCATGTTTGCCATGCCATTCACAGAACTCTGGCTGCGCAATTCAAATACGCTCTTGTCTGGGGCACATCAACGAAATACTCGCCTCAGCGTGTGGGTATTGCCCATGTGATGGCTGACGAGGATGTCATCCAAGTGGTCAAGAAATAA
- the LOC133836955 gene encoding uncharacterized protein LOC133836955 isoform X2, with product MIKLRPYVPSKRIAIRDSSIDEDISDDVDDEVFIKDARSAKRSEEQGLKRPLMAPRRKHSSGSGSSSTPIMKQHKRRRCCRCWESFCYVLAALTVLCALLSLAALMLTLFPSPIQNIHHWWNRGEHLGALATAQISYGSSMGSEFVPCTQIRVQKLWTRSMPRMNSESPLRAADLNGDGIKDVIFGYGVDDNIHYEGIPLPRCKSAQQGDDVPCEGGVVALNGRDGSILWQSWSVANVFSLHCNADIDRDGGMDCLAAGRLGMIYAINGRTGQVIWTFHELEVETNSPIVMDLYTINVLRDLDGDEVPEIIAAHLEEREESKAGHIKLISGKTGKVIRSIPTPHREEMFVPIQLLTKSDGTELLLMITGGQNTPGGIYSLRLLSLMAHTSEKHFTPLHQQQRSGLMVPAVLTDINGDGVTDVVVAAFNSSVYAYDGRNYSMMWNYTFPASECVSAIVPGHFNHDNVTDFMVKYNTGPGFPVYYYSQTTILDGNTGQPLLNAMMTDAGGASSLLGGVSISQSFGGDFFLHWQLQCRNKPNARDAYEFVPDSDIILQARADTCRLRYNESTVLKLYAIARHIEPPGAVLFSTDDLEVQLNRTQRPAATGKQSPLKHPKLLKKLLANREQLLRQVVGANDAVEQQQQQLQQQQQLPVKHVKHHKHTLPEMLPEADADNELPAFAGGYIKEPYKEFDYDPLQLPAENPNPMRLPEEYELVYNDELPQVSEQNDRPIHLRSKYPSGNNRDVRSDTLDSTTTTSSTSTTSQPLSAQSPLSLWDLELDNEAQERAAEAAAAVTSSSRRRRKRQRRNEPATSSSSSASTLDNNAGEDVTATPEVPSPADWYLASISSTGVLLKALSNVTSTLDFVFVLNIRESEAYPPLFSPQDLSCVEEKISAYKSYTADNLRVLRKQFLKQCLSERLVDADPALPKYESQLIITRISITCSCRSLQPGEVCSELDHIDAQRWTEFMGNDGIGFYAN from the exons ATGATCAAACTGCGACCATATGTGCCATCCAAGCGCATCGCCATACGGGACTCTTCGATTGATGAGGACATAAGCGATGATGTCGACGATGAGGTGTTCATTAAGGACGCCCGATCCGCCAAG CGCAGCGAGGAGCAGGGTCTGAAGCGTCCCTTGATGGCGCCACGTCGCAAGCACAGCTCCGGATCGGGCAGCAGCTCCACGCCCATTATGAAACAGCACAAACGTCGCCGCTGCTGCAGATGCTGGGAGTCCTTTTGCTACGTCCTCGCTGCATTGACTGTGCTCTGCGCGCTGCTCAGCTTGGCGGCCTTGATGTTGACACTGTTCCCATCTCCCATACAGAATATACATCATTGGTGGAATCGTGGCGAACATTTGGGCGCATTGGCCACCGCTCAGATCAGTTATGGCAGCTCCATGGGCAGTGAATTTGTGCCCTGCACGCAGATTCGAGTGCAGAAACTCTGGACACGCAGCATGCCCAGAATGAACAGCGAGAGTCCGTTGAGAGCGGCTGATCTGAACGGCGATGGCATCAAGGATGTCATCTTTGGCTATGGCGTCGATGATAACATACACTATGAGGGCATTCCACTGCCCCGTTGCAAGTCCGCGCAACAGGGCGACGATGTGCCCTGCGAGGGTGGCGTTGTGGCGCTCAATGGTCGCGATGGCAGCATTCTGTGGCAATCGTGGAGCGTGGCGAATGTGTTTTCGCTGCACTGCAATGCAGACATTGATCGCGATGGTGGCATGGACTGCTTGGCGGCCGGCAGACTGGGC ATGATCTATGCCATCAATGGACGCACTGGCCAGGTTATCTGGACTTTCCATGAGCTAGAGGTGGAAACAAATTCACCCATTGTTATGGATCTCTATACGATTAATGTGCTGCGTGACTTGGACGGCGATGAGGTGCCCGAGATTATAGCTGCCCATCTGGAGGAGCGTGAAGAGTCCAAAGCTGGCCACATCAAGCTCATCTCGGGCAAGACGGGCAAAGTGATTCGCAGTATACCGACGCCACATCGCGAAGAGATGTTTGTGCCCATCCAGCTTTTGACCAAGAGCGATGGCACtgagctgctgttgatgatcaCCGGTGGTCAGAATACACCGGGTGGCATCTACAGTCTGCGTCTGCTGTCGCTGATGGCGCACACCAGCGAGAAGCACTTTACGCCCttgcatcaacagcagcgtTCGGGTTTGATGGTGCCCGCAGTATTGACGGATATCAATGGAGATGGTGTCACGGATGTGGTTGTGGCTGCCTTCAATAGCAGCGTCTATGCCTATGATGGTCGCAACTACAGCATGATGTGGAACTATACATTCCCGGCGAGCGAATGCGTTAGCGCCATTGTGCCGGGGCATTTCAATCACGACAACGTTACAGATTTCATGGTCAAGTACAACACGGGGCCAGGCTTTCCCGTCTATTACTATTCGCAGACCACCATCCTCGATGGCAACACCGGGCAGCCGCTGCTCAATGCCATGATGACAGATGCAGGCGGTGCTAGCAGTCTGTTGGGTGGCGTCTCCATTTCCCAGAGCTTTGGCGGCGACTTCTTTTTGCACTGGCAGTTGCAGTGTCGCAACAAACCCAATGCACGCGATGCCTACGAGTTTGTGCCCGACAGTGACATTATTTTGCAGGCTCGAGCGGACACCTGTCGCCTGCGTTATAACGAATCCACGGTGCTCAAGCTCTATGCTATTGCCCGGCACATTGAGCCACCGGGTGCTGTGCTATTTAGCACCGATGACTTGGAGGTGCAGCTGAATCGCACACAAAGGCCCGCGGCAACGGGTAAACAGTCGCCACTGAAGCATCCCAAGTTGCTTAAGAAACTGCTGGCAAATCgggagcagctgctgcgtcAAGTTGTTGGTGCCAATGATGCAgtcgaacagcagcagcagcaattgcaacagcagcagcagttgccagTCAAGCATGTTAAGCATCACAAGCACACATTGCCAGAAATGTTGCCGGAAGCGGATGCGGACAATGAGTTGCCTGCTTTTGCAGGTGGCTACATCAAGGAGCCCTACAAGGAATTT GACTATGACCCGCTGCAGCTGCCAGCTGAGAATCCAAATCCCATGCGCTTGCCCGAGGAGTACGAGCTGGTCTATAACGATGAGCTGCCACAGGTCTCCGAGCAAAACGATCGTCCGATTCACTTGCGCAGCAAATATCCCAGTGGCAACAATCGCGATGTGCGCAGCGATACGCTGGACTCGACTACGACCACGAGCAGCACAAGCACCACAAGTCAACCGCTGTCGGCTCAATCGCCACTTAGTTTGTGGGATCTGGAGCTAGACAATGAGGCACAAGAGCGTGCTGCAGAAGCAGCTGCCGCGGTCACCAGTTCCAGTCGCCGTCGTCGCAAGCGACAGCGTCGCAATGAGCCTGCCACCAGTAGCAGTAGCAGTGCTTCCACTTTAGATAACAATGCTGGAGAGGATGTGACTGCGACGCCAGAGGTTCCATCGCCTGCTGATTGGTATTTGGCATCCATTTCATCGACAGGTGTGCTGCTCAAGGCGCTTAGTAATGTCACTTCTACGCTGGACTTTGTCTTTGTGCTCAACATACGCGAATCTGAGGCGTATCCACCGTTATTCTCGCCGCAGGATCTAAGCTGCGTCGAGGAGAAAATAAGCGCCTACAAAA GCTATACCGCCGATAATTTGCGTGTGCTGCGCAAGCAATTTCTAAAGCAGTGCCTGAGTGAGCGTCTCGTGGACGCGGATCCCGCGTTGCCAAAATATGAATCCCAATTGATCATCACTAGGATTAGCATAACATGTAGCTGTCGCTCACTGCAACCGGGTGAGGTGTGTTCGGAGCTGGATCACATTGATGCACAACGTTGGACTGAGTTTATGGGCAACGATGGTATTGGCTTTTATGCcaattaa